The nucleotide sequence GCCGGGCACGCGTTCGACGAGCCGGGCATCCTCGACGCGCTCATCGCGGCGACCGAGCGCGCGGCGGACCGGCTGGCGGGCTAGCCGCGCATCCGCCCGGCCGCTAGCGGCCGACGAGCGCGGGGGAGCCGTGCGCGGCGGGCTGGGCCAGCGTCGCCGCGGGAGCCGCCGCGGGCGCGCCCACGCCGCTCAGGATGTCGAGCGCGCGCCGCAGCCGGGTGCTCGAGGTGTGCATCGTGTACGGGAAGTACACGACCTCCACGCCGACGGCCGCGAACTCGGCCTCGAGGCGCTCGCCCTTCGGGGTGCCGCGCCAGTCGTCGCCCTTGAAGAAGACGTCGAAGCCGACCTCGCGCCAGGTGTCGACCTTGTCCGGCAGCGTCTCCGCGCGGGCCTGGTCGACGTAGCTGATGTGGCTCACGATCTCGAGGCGCTCGGCGAGCGGCACCACGGGCGTGATGCCCTTGTTGAGCTCGAGCATCTCGTCGGAGACGACGCCCGCGATGAGGAAGTCGCAGCGGCTCTTGGCGTGCTTGAGGATGTTGAGGTGTCCGACGTGGAAGAGGTCGAAGGCACCGGCGGCGTAGCCGATTCGGGTCATGGCACACGTGTCTCGGGTCGTCCGCCGTCCGGGCGCGGGTACGCGCGGATGCGGGATCGGGTGCAGCCCGGTGCGGGTACGCCGGGCGGGGGCCTCCTGCTCCTCACGACGCGGGTACGTCGGCCGCCCTGGGTGGGGGTGACGGGAGCGGGTGGACCTCCGGCGATCTTACGGGCGACCCGGCCGACCGCGGAAGCGGGATACCCGAACGGGGGGCATCCCGGTGATCCCGGGGGCGCGCCCCCGTCGCGGCGGCCATGACCTCCATTCGGGGGACACAACAGGCTGTTTCTGGGTTACATTCAACGAACCCCACCCGTCTGGTGGGTTTTCATCAGCCCGTCTGACGGACCG is from Clavibacter sp. A6099 and encodes:
- a CDS encoding adenylyltransferase/cytidyltransferase family protein, with product MTRIGYAAGAFDLFHVGHLNILKHAKSRCDFLIAGVVSDEMLELNKGITPVVPLAERLEIVSHISYVDQARAETLPDKVDTWREVGFDVFFKGDDWRGTPKGERLEAEFAAVGVEVVYFPYTMHTSSTRLRRALDILSGVGAPAAAPAATLAQPAAHGSPALVGR